A genomic region of Serratia fonticola contains the following coding sequences:
- a CDS encoding 6-phospho-alpha-glucosidase: MKKFSVVVAGGGSTFTPGIVLMLLANQHRFPLRAIKFYDNDGARQETIAEACKIILQEQAPEIDFSYSTDPQTAFSDVDFVMAHIRVGKYPMREKDEKIPLNHGVVGQETCGPGGIAYGMRSIGGVLEIVDYMEQYSPNAWMLNYSNPAAIVAEATRRLRPHAKILNICDMPIGIEGRMAQIAGLKDRKQMRTRYYGLNHFGWWTAIEDLDGNDLMPKIREHVAKFGYVPPSDDHGTEASWNDTFAKAKDVWALDPDTFPNTYLKYYLFPDYVVEHANPQHTRANEVMEHREKQVFGSCHAIIQAGKASAGELEIDEHASYIVDLATAIAFNTQERMLLIVPNNGAINNFDPEAMVEIPCLVGTNGPEPLVVGNIPHFQKGLMSQQVAVEKLVVDAWEQHSYQKLWQAITLSKTVPSASVAKAILDDLIEANKDYWPELR, encoded by the coding sequence ATGAAAAAATTCTCAGTAGTTGTAGCCGGTGGTGGCAGTACCTTTACGCCCGGCATTGTCTTGATGTTATTGGCCAATCAGCACCGTTTCCCGCTACGGGCCATTAAATTTTATGATAATGACGGCGCACGTCAGGAGACGATTGCCGAGGCCTGCAAAATCATTCTGCAAGAACAAGCGCCGGAAATTGATTTCAGCTACAGCACCGATCCACAGACCGCTTTTAGCGATGTCGATTTTGTCATGGCACATATCCGGGTCGGTAAATATCCCATGCGGGAAAAGGATGAAAAAATCCCGCTGAACCATGGCGTTGTCGGCCAGGAAACCTGCGGCCCGGGCGGTATCGCCTATGGCATGCGTTCGATAGGTGGCGTGCTGGAGATCGTCGATTATATGGAGCAATACTCGCCCAACGCCTGGATGCTTAATTACTCAAACCCTGCGGCGATTGTCGCCGAAGCCACACGCCGTCTGCGCCCACACGCAAAAATCCTCAACATCTGTGACATGCCGATTGGCATTGAGGGCCGAATGGCGCAGATTGCCGGGTTGAAAGACCGTAAACAGATGCGCACCCGTTACTATGGTCTGAATCACTTCGGTTGGTGGACCGCCATCGAAGATCTGGACGGTAATGATTTAATGCCTAAAATCCGCGAACATGTGGCTAAATTTGGCTATGTGCCCCCCAGTGACGATCATGGGACCGAAGCCAGTTGGAACGATACCTTTGCCAAAGCCAAAGATGTCTGGGCATTGGACCCCGATACTTTCCCCAACACTTATCTCAAATACTATCTGTTCCCGGATTACGTGGTAGAGCATGCCAATCCGCAGCATACCAGGGCTAATGAGGTAATGGAGCACCGTGAGAAACAGGTATTTGGTTCCTGCCATGCCATCATTCAGGCGGGCAAGGCCTCTGCCGGTGAACTCGAGATTGATGAACACGCTTCCTATATTGTCGATTTGGCCACCGCCATCGCCTTTAACACTCAGGAACGTATGTTGCTTATCGTGCCAAACAACGGTGCCATCAATAATTTCGACCCGGAGGCGATGGTGGAGATCCCTTGTCTGGTCGGCACGAACGGGCCAGAGCCACTGGTGGTCGGCAATATCCCGCACTTCCAGAAAGGTTTGATGAGCCAACAGGTTGCGGTGGAAAAACTGGTGGTGGATGCCTGGGAACAACACAGTTACCAAAAACTGTGGCAGGCGATTACGCTCTCTAAAACGGTACCCAGCGCCTCGGTTGCCAAAGCGATTCTTGACGATCTGATTGAAGCCAACAAAGATTACTGGCCAGAACTTCGCTAA
- a CDS encoding alpha-glucoside-specific PTS transporter subunit IIBC, with the protein MLSQIQRFGGAMFTPVLLFPFAGIVVGIAIMLRNPLFVGEALTDPNHLFAQIVYIIEEGGWTVFRNMPLIFAIGLPIGLAKQAPGRACLAVLVSFLTWNYFINAMGTTWGPFFGVDFSVPPDAGSGLTLIAGIKTLDTSIIGAIMISGLVTAIHNRYFGKALPVFLGIFQGTSFVVIIAFMVMIPCAWLTLLGWPKVQLGIESLQVFLRGAGALGVWIYTFLERILIPTGLHHFVYGPFIYGPAAVEGGIQVYWAQHLQAFSQSTEPLKTLFPEGGFALHGNAKVFGSVGIALALYFTAAAENRVKVAGLLIPATLTAMLVGITEPLEFTFLFISPLLFAVHAILAATMATVMYLCGVVGNMGGGLLDQFLPQNWIPMFHNHASMMVTQIGLGITFTAIYFVIFRALILRLNLKTPGREESEIRLYSKADYQAARKQTTAVASQSDKNDQAAGFLHALGGNSNIVCVNNCATRLRITLADMALTQSDEAFKTLGAHGVVRNGNGIQVIVGLHVPQVRDQIEDLMKNLSTRETTSMTEAVS; encoded by the coding sequence ATGCTCAGTCAAATACAACGTTTCGGTGGAGCAATGTTTACCCCTGTTCTGCTATTTCCATTCGCGGGCATCGTGGTCGGTATTGCCATCATGTTACGCAACCCGCTGTTTGTCGGTGAAGCGCTTACCGATCCTAATCACTTATTTGCCCAGATCGTCTATATCATCGAAGAAGGCGGTTGGACGGTTTTTCGCAATATGCCGCTTATTTTTGCCATCGGCTTGCCCATTGGCCTGGCTAAACAGGCACCGGGACGAGCCTGCCTGGCAGTATTGGTCAGCTTTCTGACCTGGAACTATTTTATCAATGCCATGGGCACCACCTGGGGGCCATTTTTTGGTGTGGATTTCAGTGTGCCACCTGATGCCGGTAGCGGTTTAACCCTGATTGCCGGAATAAAAACGCTTGATACCAGCATTATTGGTGCAATCATGATCTCAGGATTGGTCACGGCTATCCACAACCGCTATTTTGGTAAAGCGCTGCCGGTATTTCTGGGTATTTTTCAGGGAACGTCTTTTGTGGTGATTATCGCTTTCATGGTGATGATTCCCTGTGCCTGGCTAACCTTGCTAGGCTGGCCAAAAGTGCAGTTGGGTATTGAATCCCTGCAGGTTTTCCTTCGCGGTGCCGGCGCGCTTGGCGTCTGGATTTACACCTTTCTTGAACGCATCCTGATCCCGACCGGGCTACACCATTTTGTCTATGGTCCATTCATCTACGGCCCTGCGGCTGTGGAAGGCGGTATTCAGGTTTATTGGGCACAACATCTGCAAGCGTTCAGTCAAAGCACGGAACCCTTAAAAACGCTGTTCCCCGAAGGGGGGTTTGCGCTACACGGTAACGCCAAGGTGTTTGGTTCGGTAGGCATTGCCCTGGCGTTATACTTCACCGCCGCCGCCGAAAATCGCGTCAAAGTGGCAGGCTTACTGATCCCGGCAACCCTTACAGCGATGTTGGTGGGCATTACCGAGCCCCTGGAATTTACCTTCCTGTTTATCTCACCGCTGCTGTTTGCGGTGCATGCCATTCTGGCCGCCACCATGGCAACGGTCATGTATCTCTGCGGAGTCGTGGGCAATATGGGGGGCGGCTTGCTGGATCAGTTTCTGCCACAGAACTGGATCCCCATGTTCCATAACCACGCCTCAATGATGGTCACTCAAATTGGATTAGGTATCACCTTCACCGCAATCTATTTCGTTATTTTCCGTGCCCTGATCCTACGCCTTAATCTAAAAACGCCGGGCCGTGAAGAGAGCGAAATCAGGCTTTACAGCAAGGCGGATTATCAGGCGGCCCGTAAACAGACCACGGCGGTCGCCAGCCAAAGCGATAAAAACGATCAGGCTGCCGGTTTTCTGCACGCCCTTGGTGGCAATAGCAATATTGTCTGCGTCAACAACTGTGCCACACGCTTGCGCATCACCTTGGCGGATATGGCGCTGACACAAAGCGATGAAGCATTCAAAACGTTGGGAGCACACGGTGTCGTGCGCAACGGCAATGGCATTCAGGTGATTGTTGGCCTGCATGTTCCCCAAGTCAGGGACCAGATCGAAGACCTGATGAAAAACCTTTCTACTCGCGAAACAACATCCATGACGGAGGCGGTATCATGA
- a CDS encoding GntR family transcriptional regulator, translating into MIYKSIADQLRIRLNSADYNIGSPLPSEKRLSEEFAVSRMTIRKAVDLLIDWGLVVRRHGSGTYVAKKDVHHETSNLTGFIEVMKNQGKQVMSEVLEFLVMPAPPAIASQLRIKIDERIYYSRRVRSVDGKPLMVEDSYMPVKLFRNLSVAHLEGSKFTYIEDECQIAICGNYESLTPVLADRKMAALLNIEQQTPILRITSLSYSADGQFLNYSVMFRNASEYQVDYHLRRVSPRG; encoded by the coding sequence ATGATCTATAAATCCATTGCCGACCAACTGCGAATTCGTCTGAATTCTGCCGATTACAACATTGGCAGTCCGTTGCCCAGTGAGAAACGTCTGTCAGAAGAGTTTGCGGTATCGCGCATGACCATCCGTAAAGCGGTTGACTTGTTGATTGATTGGGGGCTGGTGGTTCGCCGTCATGGCAGTGGTACTTACGTCGCCAAAAAGGACGTACATCATGAAACCTCCAACCTGACCGGCTTTATTGAAGTGATGAAAAACCAGGGCAAGCAGGTGATGAGTGAGGTTCTGGAGTTTTTGGTTATGCCTGCGCCACCGGCAATTGCCAGCCAGTTAAGAATCAAGATCGATGAACGTATTTATTATTCTCGCCGGGTGCGATCTGTGGATGGCAAGCCGTTAATGGTGGAGGATAGCTACATGCCGGTAAAACTTTTCCGCAATTTATCCGTTGCTCATCTGGAAGGCTCAAAATTTACTTATATTGAAGATGAATGCCAGATCGCCATTTGCGGCAACTATGAAAGCCTTACGCCGGTTCTGGCCGATAGAAAAATGGCTGCCTTGCTGAATATTGAACAACAGACACCCATTTTAAGGATTACCTCGCTTTCGTATAGCGCTGATGGCCAGTTTCTGAATTACTCCGTAATGTTCCGCAATGCCAGCGAGTATCAGGTGGATTATCATTTAAGAAGAGTCTCTCCCCGCGGTTAG
- the hsdR gene encoding EcoAI/FtnUII family type I restriction enzme subunit R: MAGVNKTHLTETDIITKFILPAVKDAGWDVMSQIRQEVKLRDGKVVVRGKLASRIKVKSADIVLYHKPNLPLAVIEAKANQHAISKGMQQGLDYASLLDVPFVFASNGDGFIFHDKTNPQQLESEIALGDFPTPEQLWHKYCAWKGFTQEQLPVISQDYYDDGSGKAPRYYQMQAINRTVDAVSAGKNRILLVMATGTGKTYTAFQIIWRLWKAKNKKRILFLADRNILVDQTKRNDFQPFGNAMTKVTGRTIDPAYEVHLALYQAITGPEEHQKAYKQVAPDFFDLIVIDECHRGSASEDSAWREILEYFGSATQVGLTATPKETEDVSNIDYFGEPVYTYSLKEGIEDGFLAPYKVVRVDIDVDVQGWRPVKGQLDKYGEEIEDRIYNLKDFDRTLVIDERTMLVAQTITDYLKRTNPMDKTIVFCNDIDHADRMRHALVVLNPEQVLKNEKYVMKITGDDDIGKAQLDNFINPKKAYPVIATTSELMATGVDAQTCKLVVLDQNIQSMTKFKQIIGRGTRINEKHGKLWFTILDFKKATELFADERFDGVPEKVLAVKPRDISDKDSDFNEQLDAEDHADDGDSVTNEAREDGAEYQVNRDKSSGCGELHDDDENKVRKFYVNGVDVKVLAKRVQYYDSDGKLVTESFQDYTRKTMLKDSEYSSLDSFVRKWQDAPRKQVIIEELEQLGILWDVLAEEVGKDLDPFDLLCHVVYGQPPLTRQERAANVRKRNYFTKYAEPAQQVLNTLLDKYADEGVQEIEDVQVLKLKPFDTLGRPLEIIKTRFGDKKAYEQAVNELENEIYQLPPRSA; the protein is encoded by the coding sequence ATGGCTGGCGTAAACAAAACTCATCTGACCGAAACAGACATCATCACCAAATTCATCCTGCCTGCAGTTAAAGACGCCGGATGGGACGTGATGTCGCAAATTCGTCAGGAAGTGAAACTGCGCGATGGTAAGGTAGTGGTTCGCGGCAAACTGGCATCCCGCATCAAAGTAAAATCTGCCGATATCGTTCTCTACCACAAGCCGAACTTGCCGCTGGCGGTGATAGAAGCCAAAGCCAACCAGCACGCCATCAGCAAAGGGATGCAGCAAGGGCTAGACTACGCCAGCCTGCTTGATGTTCCTTTTGTGTTTGCTTCTAACGGTGATGGATTTATTTTCCATGATAAAACTAACCCGCAGCAGCTTGAATCAGAAATTGCCCTCGGCGACTTCCCGACACCTGAACAGCTTTGGCACAAATACTGTGCCTGGAAAGGGTTCACTCAGGAGCAGTTGCCGGTCATAAGCCAGGACTATTATGATGACGGCAGCGGAAAGGCCCCTCGTTATTATCAGATGCAGGCGATTAACCGAACGGTGGATGCCGTATCGGCAGGTAAGAACCGTATTCTGCTGGTCATGGCCACGGGTACGGGCAAAACGTATACCGCGTTCCAGATAATCTGGAGGCTGTGGAAAGCTAAAAACAAAAAACGCATTCTATTCTTGGCGGACCGCAACATCCTGGTTGATCAAACTAAACGTAACGACTTTCAGCCGTTCGGTAATGCGATGACTAAAGTTACCGGGCGCACCATCGATCCGGCTTATGAGGTGCATCTGGCGCTGTACCAGGCCATTACCGGACCAGAAGAACACCAGAAAGCCTATAAACAGGTGGCGCCTGATTTCTTCGACCTGATTGTCATTGACGAATGCCACCGTGGCAGCGCTTCTGAAGATTCAGCCTGGCGAGAGATTCTGGAGTATTTCGGCAGCGCCACTCAGGTCGGTCTGACGGCAACGCCAAAAGAAACGGAAGACGTCTCCAATATCGATTACTTCGGTGAGCCGGTTTACACCTATTCGCTGAAAGAGGGTATTGAAGACGGTTTCCTCGCACCTTACAAAGTCGTGCGCGTTGATATCGACGTTGATGTCCAAGGCTGGCGGCCCGTCAAAGGTCAACTGGATAAATACGGCGAAGAGATTGAGGACCGTATTTACAACCTGAAAGATTTTGATCGCACGCTGGTGATTGATGAGCGCACCATGCTGGTGGCGCAGACCATCACCGATTACCTGAAACGTACCAACCCGATGGATAAAACCATCGTTTTCTGCAACGACATCGATCACGCCGATCGAATGCGCCATGCGCTGGTGGTGCTCAACCCCGAGCAGGTGTTGAAGAACGAAAAGTACGTGATGAAAATCACCGGCGACGATGATATCGGCAAGGCGCAACTGGATAACTTTATCAATCCTAAAAAAGCCTACCCCGTTATTGCGACAACGTCAGAATTGATGGCCACTGGTGTCGATGCACAGACTTGCAAGCTGGTGGTACTGGATCAAAACATCCAGTCGATGACCAAGTTTAAACAGATCATCGGGCGCGGTACGCGTATCAACGAAAAGCACGGCAAGCTGTGGTTCACCATTCTCGACTTCAAAAAAGCCACTGAGTTGTTTGCGGATGAACGCTTTGATGGCGTACCGGAAAAAGTGTTGGCAGTAAAACCCCGCGACATTTCAGATAAAGATTCAGACTTCAATGAACAACTGGATGCGGAAGATCATGCTGATGACGGCGATAGTGTCACCAATGAAGCGCGAGAAGATGGGGCGGAATATCAGGTCAACCGCGACAAGAGCTCGGGTTGTGGTGAACTCCATGATGATGACGAGAACAAAGTTCGTAAATTCTATGTGAACGGTGTGGACGTGAAAGTGCTGGCGAAGCGCGTTCAGTATTACGATTCTGACGGCAAACTGGTGACCGAATCTTTCCAGGATTACACCCGTAAAACGATGCTCAAAGACAGCGAATACTCCTCACTGGATAGCTTCGTGCGCAAATGGCAGGATGCACCACGCAAACAGGTCATCATCGAAGAGCTGGAGCAACTAGGTATTCTGTGGGATGTACTCGCCGAAGAGGTGGGTAAAGATCTCGACCCGTTTGATTTGCTCTGTCATGTGGTGTACGGTCAGCCGCCGTTAACCCGTCAGGAGCGTGCCGCCAACGTGCGTAAGCGTAACTACTTCACCAAATATGCCGAACCTGCGCAGCAGGTGCTCAATACTCTGCTGGATAAATACGCCGATGAAGGCGTGCAGGAAATCGAGGATGTTCAAGTGCTGAAACTGAAACCATTCGATACGCTGGGGCGTCCGCTGGAAATCATCAAAACTCGCTTTGGTGACAAAAAGGCGTATGAGCAAGCCGTAAACGAACTGGAAAATGAAATCTACCAGCTACCGCCGCGCTCAGCCTGA
- a CDS encoding N-6 DNA methylase: protein MSISSVIKSLQDIMRKDAGVDGDAQRLGQLSWLLFLKIFDTQEEELELEQDDYQFPIPQRYLWRSWAANSEGITGDALLEFVNDDLFPTLKNLTAPIDKNPRGFVVKQAFSDAYNYMKNGTLLRQVINKLNEIDFSSSQERHLFGDIYEQILRDLQSAGNAGEFYTPRAVTRFMVNRIDPKLGESIMDPACGTGGFLACAFDHVKEHYVNTTEDHKTLQKQIYGVEKKQLPHLLCTTNMLLHGIEVPVQIRHDNTLNKPLSSWDEQVDVIIINPPFGGTEEDGIEKNFPAEMQTRETADLFLQLIIEVLADKGRAAVVLPDGTLFGEGVKTKIKKLLTEECNLHTIVRLPNGVFNPYTGIKTNILFFTKGQPTKEVWFYEHPYPDGVKNYSKTKPMKFEEFQAEIDWWGSDTDGFARREENKQAWKVSIDDIIARNFNLDIKNPYQGETISHDPDELLAQFQTQQAEISELRNQLRDILGAALAGNKGAN, encoded by the coding sequence ATGTCAATTAGCTCAGTGATTAAATCCCTGCAGGATATTATGCGTAAAGACGCCGGGGTGGACGGCGATGCCCAGCGACTGGGGCAGCTCTCATGGCTGCTGTTTTTGAAGATTTTTGATACCCAGGAAGAAGAGCTGGAACTGGAGCAGGATGACTACCAGTTCCCGATCCCCCAGCGCTATTTATGGCGTAGCTGGGCGGCGAACAGCGAGGGGATTACCGGTGATGCGTTGCTGGAATTTGTGAACGACGACTTGTTCCCAACGTTGAAAAACCTCACCGCGCCGATCGATAAGAACCCGCGTGGCTTTGTGGTTAAACAGGCGTTCAGCGATGCCTACAACTACATGAAAAACGGCACGTTGCTGCGCCAGGTGATCAACAAGCTTAACGAAATCGACTTCAGCAGCAGTCAGGAGCGTCATCTGTTTGGCGATATCTACGAACAGATCCTGCGCGACCTGCAAAGCGCCGGGAATGCGGGCGAGTTCTACACCCCGCGTGCTGTGACGCGTTTTATGGTCAACCGCATCGACCCGAAGCTGGGTGAGTCGATTATGGACCCGGCGTGTGGTACCGGCGGCTTCCTTGCCTGCGCGTTCGACCATGTGAAAGAGCATTACGTCAACACCACCGAAGACCATAAAACCCTTCAAAAGCAGATCTATGGCGTAGAGAAAAAGCAGCTTCCACATCTGCTGTGTACCACCAACATGCTGCTGCACGGCATTGAAGTGCCGGTGCAAATCCGCCACGACAACACGCTTAACAAACCGCTCTCTTCCTGGGATGAGCAGGTAGATGTGATCATCATCAATCCACCGTTTGGCGGCACCGAAGAAGACGGCATTGAGAAAAACTTCCCGGCAGAGATGCAGACCCGAGAAACCGCCGATCTGTTCCTGCAACTGATTATCGAAGTGCTGGCCGATAAGGGCCGCGCGGCGGTGGTGCTGCCGGACGGCACTTTGTTTGGTGAAGGTGTGAAAACCAAAATCAAAAAGCTGCTCACCGAAGAGTGCAACCTGCACACCATCGTGCGTTTGCCGAACGGCGTGTTTAACCCGTACACCGGTATCAAAACCAATATTCTGTTCTTCACCAAAGGTCAGCCAACCAAAGAGGTGTGGTTCTACGAACACCCGTACCCGGACGGCGTGAAGAACTACAGCAAAACCAAACCGATGAAGTTTGAAGAGTTCCAGGCGGAAATCGACTGGTGGGGCAGTGATACCGACGGTTTTGCCCGCCGCGAAGAGAACAAACAGGCGTGGAAAGTCAGCATCGACGACATCATCGCCCGCAATTTCAACCTCGATATCAAGAACCCGTACCAGGGCGAAACCATCAGCCACGACCCGGACGAGCTGCTGGCGCAATTCCAGACGCAGCAGGCGGAAATCAGTGAGCTGCGTAACCAGTTGCGCGATATCCTTGGTGCGGCTCTGGCGGGTAACAAGGGAGCGAACTGA
- a CDS encoding restriction endonuclease subunit S, giving the protein MTVEKLITDHIDIWSSALQTRSMAGRGSNGKIDLYGIKKLRELILELAVRGKLVRQEPNDEPASELLKRIAAEKAELVKQGKIKKQKPLPEISEDEKPFELPVGWEWVRLLDIATLIGDGLHGTPNYVDQGHYFFVNGNNLKNGCIQITNSTKMVSEDEFKKHKKELNERSVLLSINGTLGNIAYYNNEPVILGKSACYINLTSEMAKPYLKMLFESCYFKQFAMSNATGSTIKNLGLKSLSLMLVPLAPKEEQNRIVAHIEQNLILCDQLEQQSLSSLDAHQQLVDTLLSTLTDSQNAKELVENWARISQYFDTLFTTEASIDALKQTILQLAVMGKLVPQDPNDEPAYELLKRIEQEKAQLVKEGKIKKQKPLPPVSDKEKPFELPKGWEWCRIAELGICSTGKTPSTSNSSYYSGNIPFLGPGDITPDGCISIGEKFVSVDGAEKSTIAYKNDILTVCIGGSIGKSGIVKELVVFNQQINCISPIIVRPDYIFYSFNTGAFLEKLISEATGSATPIINRGRWEMLLISLPPEKEMVRIINKVKQLLVTCDLIKSRLQLAQQIQLHLADALTDAALN; this is encoded by the coding sequence ATGACCGTTGAGAAGCTGATCACCGACCACATCGATATCTGGTCCTCTGCACTGCAAACCCGCTCCATGGCCGGGCGCGGCAGTAACGGTAAAATCGACCTGTATGGCATTAAGAAACTGCGCGAGTTGATTCTGGAACTGGCGGTGCGCGGCAAACTGGTGCGGCAGGAGCCGAATGATGAACCGGCATCTGAGTTACTAAAGCGTATTGCTGCCGAGAAAGCAGAACTGGTGAAGCAGGGTAAAATCAAAAAGCAGAAGCCGCTGCCAGAAATTAGTGAGGATGAGAAACCGTTTGAGCTGCCGGTAGGGTGGGAGTGGGTACGGTTATTAGATATTGCAACGCTAATTGGCGATGGTCTGCATGGAACACCAAATTATGTAGATCAAGGGCATTATTTTTTTGTTAATGGTAATAATTTAAAAAATGGGTGTATACAGATAACAAACTCTACAAAAATGGTAAGTGAAGATGAGTTTAAAAAACATAAGAAAGAGTTAAATGAGAGAAGTGTACTTCTTTCTATCAATGGTACGCTTGGTAATATTGCCTATTATAATAATGAGCCGGTAATTCTTGGTAAAAGTGCTTGTTATATAAATCTGACAAGTGAAATGGCAAAGCCTTACTTAAAAATGCTATTTGAGTCATGCTACTTTAAGCAATTTGCTATGAGTAACGCCACCGGGAGCACTATAAAAAACTTAGGCCTTAAATCTCTTTCTTTAATGCTTGTTCCCTTGGCTCCAAAGGAGGAGCAGAATCGTATTGTTGCTCACATTGAACAAAATTTGATTCTATGCGACCAACTGGAACAGCAATCCCTAAGCAGTCTTGATGCGCATCAGCAACTGGTGGATACTCTACTGTCAACGCTGACCGACAGCCAGAATGCCAAAGAACTCGTCGAAAACTGGGCTCGAATCAGCCAGTATTTCGACACACTGTTTACCACCGAAGCGAGCATCGACGCGCTTAAGCAAACCATACTGCAACTGGCTGTGATGGGAAAACTGGTACCGCAAGATCCTAACGACGAACCTGCTTATGAGCTGCTTAAACGCATTGAACAGGAAAAAGCGCAACTGGTGAAAGAAGGTAAAATCAAAAAACAAAAGCCGTTGCCGCCAGTGAGTGATAAAGAAAAACCTTTTGAGTTGCCGAAGGGGTGGGAATGGTGTCGCATTGCTGAATTGGGAATATGCTCAACAGGAAAAACGCCTAGTACAAGTAATAGCTCCTACTACTCTGGGAATATCCCTTTTTTAGGTCCGGGTGATATTACACCAGATGGCTGTATTTCTATTGGTGAGAAATTTGTAAGCGTTGATGGCGCAGAGAAAAGCACTATTGCATATAAAAACGATATTTTGACTGTCTGTATAGGAGGGTCAATAGGTAAGTCTGGCATTGTCAAAGAGTTAGTTGTATTTAATCAACAAATTAATTGCATATCTCCTATTATTGTTAGGCCTGATTATATTTTTTATTCTTTTAATACAGGGGCGTTTCTCGAAAAATTGATTTCTGAGGCTACGGGTTCTGCAACGCCTATCATTAACAGAGGTCGATGGGAAATGTTATTAATATCTTTGCCGCCTGAAAAAGAAATGGTTCGTATTATAAATAAAGTTAAGCAACTTCTTGTTACTTGCGATTTAATTAAATCCCGTCTCCAGCTCGCCCAGCAAATCCAGCTCCACCTGGCGGATGCGCTCACCGACGCAGCATTAAACTAA